From Manihot esculenta cultivar AM560-2 chromosome 18, M.esculenta_v8, whole genome shotgun sequence:
aagtaaatatttattgagggtatttttaatggaaaattattatatttttttttaatcatagaagtaaataattttaaaataaattaaaggaaaattttcaaatttaaaattttttcactttttatattttaaaagataaataaaaaccaatatattttttaacaaatgcAAAAGATAACTGAAATTGAGCTTACGTAAACGCATATTCTGGGATCTGATTAGTCAACATCTGGTGGGTCTCTCAACTGCAAAAAGTGACAAAGCCGTATGACTTTCTGTAGCAAAATTTTTCCAAATTTAGAGCAAATTTCCTGACTCCAAATAtcctataaaaaaatatctcaaCAATTGACTAATAACTTTTAATcaaataacattaaaattatatttaagacGATAAACTCTTTAAAATTAgatattatttgaaaataaaaaatcaaaagagcaaataattttactaattaatttcattGAATCAATAAACATCCAACATGAAAAGGATTGTAATCCACGGCCAATAATGTCAACTTTCTTCACTatcactaaattataaattagaaGATGGATAAATACAACCGCTGCTTATGCTGAATGGAACTCCTCCGTTGGTTTACCTATGCAACAAGATAATGATAAAGACCTTCAAATTTcttatcttaaaaaaataaattaattaacattttttttaaaaaaaattatatttcagtaaaataatttactttttattatttggtGTTGACAAAAATATACATTGTTAATGAAAATCATGTAAATTGAGCTTTAATttgtatttgataaaaaaattatttttgcaactgataaatttttataattactcaattaatttttatatttaataaattatatggtAGTGGACATTTATCCTCTCTCCATTGTTAAGAACAAAAAGTTTCCTtctaaatttgaaattcaaatttaaaaactcAGTGCCATATTATTTCatcttcaaaatttaaatttgaaaactctaattaaaaaataacaaccTGAGATTAttggaatatttttttttattatccagCTCTTTCTCTCCATATATAGAGTATATTTGTTCTGGTCAATGGTCATCATGGCCTATTGAGCCattaatcattaaaaattattttttttaattgaaaatttgagaTTGAGAGAGTAGAATATAAAatcttttagatttatttaaatgtacTTACTATCCGATTAAGCATGTAAATGCAATcattaaaactattaaataacataaatttttttatataaaattaaaataatataatatagtcatattatcataaaattattatgtacatattataaatatatgaacaaaattaaatctaaaacaAGGAGATCTAGGTGTAGTATAGACCCACCATTATCACTGAACCACCACCTCAAGTTGCATCTTCTTAGTGGTGTGCCAGTCCATACAGGAAAAAAGAAGAGTGGGTTGAATCTTTGAACTTCCCTTTACATCTAGAAATCTATATTTAGAAATTGCCACCATTGGACTAACTTGAAAGCCAATCATCAAATAGCTTAGACCACTCATATAGAAAAAGATGACATGTGTGCTTTCATGAGGACATAAACCTATTCATTTTACAAGTAAAAGTTTACAAATGTCCAATTTCCCAAGGATGATTAATCTCTCAATGACATTTAATATTCCCTTTTTCCACATCCCACATGGGTTTCAGGAACTGCAACTCCCCACTTGTTCTGATGATTATCATGTGTTTATCTTTCACATTTCCACAGCTGATTAGCAATATGTCATTGAATTATTCAAGTTATTGACCATTAATTCTGTTAAAATTGATGAATACtaactcactctaaaatttctaaaattgagCTCGAAGGAAGAATGTCCAAATCCTATAAGAAACAAGTTACCTGGAAGGGAAGAAATAGCTCGGATATTATGTTAATTTTGGATTAGTTCCAAAAGTTAGTAAGTTAGTCTtgttcaaatttaataaattcttGTTATTCAATCTGGATTTCATGAACTTGAAAGTGTCAATTTACGGTAATTAACAAGAACAATCCAAAAATAGAATTCTCCATATCCATCAAACTAAGTATCTAAGCTTCTGGCTTATTACACATGCACAGCCAAAAGTGATATGAAAAAGGAAAGGGAAGATTAGATACCAAAATCCACTAATGCAGAAAATGAGAGCCCCATCAAACTGAAGCATACAGTTCTGGAACAAAAGAAAACCACCTGAATCCACAGCTCCACTTATCAGGCAATGAAGGGCATTTGGGAAGCCAATGCCAGGTCGTCCTTGCAACCTTGTAGTACAAAATCTCTGGCCATGTATAGCAGCAAACACAGATCATCCCTTGATGCCAAAAGCAATACACATGCTCGTAATTGTGGTAGCAaactgacacaaattttctacACATTATTTCAGGCACACTTTCAACTTCCACCCAATTCCCTTCATTACCCAATTCCCACAATTTCATCATCTTTGAAATTCCATTTATCCCAACCCCACCAATCATATACAGCTTCTTTTCACCGTCACTCACCAACCTAACAAAAGTCAGCTCTTCTGGCAATCCGTTGCTGAATCTCTTCCACTTTCCGCTTTCCAAATCAAGGCACACTATTGAAAATGGCTCTGGAGTGGTATAGTACAATGACCCACTAAAGAATACACCTTCTTGATGACAATTGTCGCTTAGGATGAGCTCAAGGTTATCTAATGTTTGCCAAGAATTGAGACTTGAGTCGTAAATAAAAGATGAAATTGACGAAAACTTGGAACATAGAACGAAGATTTTGTACCCAAATGGGGTTGAGACAAAAGTGAGCGACTCAAAAGCAAAAGGGTAACCTGGGAATTCAATAACCCTCGAAGATTTGGCCAAGAAATTGCACACAAGAAAAGAACAGCAgttgggaagagagaagcaaaaAAGCCCATTAGAACACGAAAGCAGAGTGCAGGAATGAGAactagcagcagcagcagcagacgGTAGCGAAAAAGAGAGCGACAAAGTAAAGTTACGCCAATTGCCGATTATAGAATCATATAAGGAGTATTGATGGTAAAACTGAGGatgagagagaagaagaaacgAAGAGAAAGGAGAACCAGAAGAGCAATGTTTGGACataaaagaaggagagaatATCAGAGACCTGAAGTGCTTACACGTTGATCTCAAATTCAAGAACGTTTTGAGAGGCAAGAAAGCCAATACATGATCGAGGAGCTCATCTGGCAGACGACTCCAGATCCCGGGATCCATTTCAGGGAAGATGGGCAGAGACTTTTTGCTGCAGGGCATCCTTGATTGTTCTCTGATCTTCAAGAGAGAAACAGGGGAACAGGGTTTGATGGGATTCTTTTAAAATACTGATCATGAAAATTTAGGATGCATTTGAGTAGAAAAGCAGTAGGATTTATCTTGAGAACGTTGACATAATCCCATTAGTAAACTAATTGGGATGGTTGAATAAAGGTGCAAGTGGTTGTTTTGTGTTGGGATCCGCAATGCAATCAGCTAGGTCTTTGCGATCAAGTAGGTCTCTTTTTATATTCTACTCTTTGCTCATATTCCCAAACTGTCCTCTCTCGAGAGGAACATTTCCCGCTAATTAGAAAACATCCTAATTGGTGCAGCCGGTGCTCAACTTCCACTCGTTTCCCGTCTATGACCTCTTCAGAGTCCTTTTTTTTGGGGAAAAAACTAATCAGAAAAGGCAGAATTTATATGCCCTGCCTACACAGATAACTCTTGATTTTGGTGCATGTCTCCACTCAGTTTTGGATGCTTGTGTTGATTTTGAATTTGCATGCTGAGGCTCAGGCTGGGGCTGGCTTGCTTAGTTTTTTTGGCTGTCTGGGCAGTTCTTCTGGGTATTATGGGTTTGCATATTGTGAATATGGATAATTTTTTCGATGAGAACATATCGTTGGAAggttaaaattttctattattctcCTTTCTTTGCTTTGATTGGTGGTGGAATTGGTGCAACAAGCAATGTCGATGCTTCCTGTCTCCTTTGTTGGGCTGTTGGGTTGCGCTTTTGGATCTTAGGTTGAATGATAGTTGCTAGTCTTATTCAGATAATTCGTTGCCCATATTATTTACTGCattgtaataataaaaagaactaaaaaataaaaaagtataatttgagatgaataaagaaaatttattgagaGGAAAGCAATATTACATCTATTTTCACTTTCTCATATATTTTCCGTTTTGAATTGATATAGATAATTTTTCACATTAATATTTGACCAAGAAAAATTTGTAATTGTGTTATCTTGAagttgaaaaattaaagtttaattacTTGGAAATTTTTTGTTGTCCTTTCcaattagttattttatattttttaattacagatatttcaatttattgaattgagagaaaattttttttttataatgaattaattcactaaataataaaatatttctaataaatatttactcaatttaaaatttttttacttatttacaTATTATTGATGTTACAACTAACACTACAAGATTTTttcgttactaaatttaaattgagtaaatttaaaaaaatcgctggcgaattaaaataaaaaaacagtattattcttcaaattttagtaacggatttcttaatccgttattaatttttaaattagtaaCGAATTCAGTAACAGAtttttccgttactaaattataaagaaaaaaaggccgaattttaaaataaaagcgtggtattttattctctaaaatttagtaatgaattatagaatccgttaataaattttagaatcAGTAGTAGATTTAATAACAGATTATATCTATTATtaacttaaaaagaaaatatgaaattttaaaaaataaaaagtcgattttttgttaaaaaaatagtaacggattaaatccgttaTTAAATTCGTTACTAATTATATAATAGATTGCATTCCattattaaatccgttactactttatttatttagtaatcgatttagtaacggattgagattcgttattaatttttagctaatttaATAACGGATTTTAAAATTaggtattaaatttataaataattttattaagtaataaatttagtaacggatttattaatccgttactaaataataaaaattagtaacgaaatataaaatccgttactaatccgttataaatttataacaaatttaaatCTTTTACTAATATCCGTTAATATTTCGATAAATTTTTATAGTGTAATATATTTATGCTACTTTCGACATATTTTTGTAGTGTAATATATTTGTGTGTGataaattctaataatttttagTTGAAGTACTAGAgatattatatttttgaaaataaaatataaaagtaaagtagaaattaatatattttatttttatataaatattactataaaaataatacacggtattttaaaatatttgattggTAGATTGCACACTGTATTCTTCAATTCATggtatttttatgaatttaaatttaaataatataatcctctttcaataatttttatttatctttcttttttttattatcttaaaattattattcacttcctcttttatattataataatatataaattacctattataattttatttaaaataagagaatatctaataattttaataataaaatgatttcaaagttatatcaaaatatttaaaatttgaaaattcattttattaagaacattttttttaaccaaaaaaaaaaaaaaaaaaaaaaggcaagagATCAGTATTAATGATTTCAAAACAGGAAAAAGAGATCCCTGTTCTTAAGGATATTAATTTGAGAGTTATTTGGTAAACTAAAAACTCTCTGCACACTGCCGCAGGACTCCCGGTACTCAAAAATCATTCTAGGAAAAGGAGAAAGGAAACCAAAAATATATTCACAGGCTAAAACCCTTCGTCCCATGACGCTTCAAAATCAAATCCGCAGGGTTTTTTTGTTTCAACGAAAGAAAATCTCAGGAATCGTTTTTGGCTTTTAGCGCAAGAAAACCAATATCATGAGGAGGCGAAGGATCGACAACCCAGGGTTTGAAGAATGGGTTCCAGTTAGTCCTTACACTTTATATGGTGGCGTGGAGTTTTGTCCTTCTGCCATTGCCAAATATGAAGATGAATTCATTTACGGTAAAAAGCCTTCAGACTCTCTTGCAATAGATGTAAGGAAGCACCTTTCGTATTTGGGTTGGACAATCGAGCGTAAAAGTTATAGGAATTCATATAGATATCGATACATCTCGCCTGATAATACCCAGATATATTATTCTCTTCATCAACTATGTCATGATCTGAGAGAACCCGTTATGCAGAGCCAAAGAGGTAAAAAGATAGTTATTAAAACTTCAAAGAAATCAGGAGTTGGTAATCAGAAATTTAATCAGACTACCCAAGTGCAATG
This genomic window contains:
- the LOC110606081 gene encoding F-box/kelch-repeat protein At5g43190 codes for the protein MPCSKKSLPIFPEMDPGIWSRLPDELLDHVLAFLPLKTFLNLRSTCKHFRSLIFSPSFMSKHCSSGSPFSSFLLLSHPQFYHQYSLYDSIIGNWRNFTLSLSFSLPSAAAAASSHSCTLLSCSNGLFCFSLPNCCSFLVCNFLAKSSRVIEFPGYPFAFESLTFVSTPFGYKIFVLCSKFSSISSFIYDSSLNSWQTLDNLELILSDNCHQEGVFFSGSLYYTTPEPFSIVCLDLESGKWKRFSNGLPEELTFVRLVSDGEKKLYMIGGVGINGISKMMKLWELGNEGNWVEVESVPEIMCRKFVSVCYHNYEHVYCFWHQGMICVCCYTWPEILYYKVARTTWHWLPKCPSLPDKWSCGFRWFSFVPELYASV